The segment AAATACAAAGACCAGGCGGGCTTTAAAGGAACTACGCTTCCGGTAGGTTTGGTTACCCGCTATCTTCTCCCCAAAGACGCTGACACCACCGTGCAGGCGGCATTGGCTAATATTACTTCGGTGCGGGTTCTTTCATTTACCCCCACCTCCAGAAAGTCCCGGCGCTTGCTGGAACAGGGGCTTACCCAGGAACTGGACCAGGTGCTACTGAAGTCTAATTATGAAAACTTGCCGGAGGTACTGGACAATCCTGGCGCGCTGCAGTTCAAAATGCGTCAGGCAAATGAGCAGGTTCAGGAGATTGTAGGATACCGCAAGTACGGTAACTCTTTTTTAATGCTTCAGGTGAACGGTCACTTTACGCGCCAGCAGGTTGAACAAATGTTGCAGAAAATAGACCCTGAACTGTTCCTGCCCTTGTTACAATAAGGACATTGTTCAGTATAAGAAATCCCGGTGTTTAGAGGCTGATTTCAGAAAATCAGCCTCTAAACACCGGGATTTCTTATTAGCAGCTTTCCTTAAATCTATCCTTTTGTTTCTTCTATCTCTTCCTTAGAAGCAACATCTACAGGAGCCGGAACAAGCGGATTTTCCCGGAAGTAAACGGTGAAGGTGGTGCCTCGGCCAGGTTCGCTGTTGACCTCTATGCGCCCGCCGTTGTTTTCGATGATTCGCTTCACAATGTACAAGCCAATACCAGTGCCCTCTACATGCGAGTGGAACCTCCGGAACATGGTGAACAGCTTTTCCTGCTGGTCTTCGCGTATACCTAGACCATTGTCCTGCACCGTTAGTACCACAAAACCATCCTGACGGGTTGTTGTCAAGGTCACTTGCGGTTTACGGGAAGGATCGCGGTACTTGACGGCATTTGACACTAGGTTGTAAAGAATACTGCGAAGGTTCTTACGGGCATACCGCAGGGTCTTCACCTGGAAAGAAGTATTCAGTTGCACCCCGGCCTCCTGAATCATGCCTGCAATGTCTTCCTCTACCCCGGCCAGCACTTCGGCAAACGAAAGCACCTCGGCTTGGGAGTCCAGGTCTTTTTGCACTTTGGTGATTTCAGTAAGGTCATGGATGGTGCCCTTCAACTTAGCAATAGAAGACACTACCATGTGCAGCAACATGTGCTCCTCACCTTCCTCTTTCCCTTCAACCGTCTCTAACAACGCAGTGGTAAGTCCCTCCAGGTTCGCTAGCGGGGACCGTAAATCATGCGAGGCCGTGTACACAAAGTTATCCAGGTCATTGTTGATCCGGATAAGCTCCTGGTTTTTGTCGTTTAGCTGTTCATTTATGGTAGAGAGCTGTTCGCGGCTTTTCACCTGCTCTGTCACTTCCACGGCAAAGGTCAGGACAAACTCCACCTCACCACCGCTGTTTTTGATGGGTTCATAGACAATGTTGAAGAACCGGATGTTCTTTTGCCCTTCCTCAGAGTCATCAAATGACACAGGTACTTCCTGGCCTATGAAAGGCTCTCCGGTATCTACAATGTGCTGAATGACGTTCTTGAATTGCTCGCGCTGTGACTCAGGGAAAGTTTCTGTCGCAATCACTCCCACCTGGGCTTTCCCCTCATACAGGCTGCTCAGGTACGAATTTACAAGCGTGTACCGCAGGTCTTTGGTGCGCACCAGACCTACAATGGCTGGCACCTGCATAAAGATGCGTTGCAGCGTGTCGGCGCTTTGCTTCAACTTCTGCTCCATCTTGATCCGGTCACTGATGTCAATGGAGGAACCAATGTAGCCCAGGAACTCGTCTTCAGCATTGAACCTTGGAATACCCATGGTGACTACCCCCCGGTAATCACCGTCGCGGCGACGCAGGCGATACTCTACTTTCAGCTCGCTCTTTTCAGATAGTGCCTGCTTGTAAGCCTGGGTCATGGTTTGGGTATCATCTGGGTGAACAAACTTGAGCCAACCAAGTCCCATGTTTTCATCCAGGTTAGAGCCTGTGAACTTAAGCCACTGGCGGTTCACGTAGGTGCAGTTATCTTTTTCGTCGGTAATCCAGATCATTACCGGAGCGCTATCGGCCATGTTCCGGAAACGGGCCTCACTTTCCAGAAGCGCCTGCTGGGCTTTCTTCTCCTCGGTTACATCCCGCACTTCCAGAATGTGCCCCACTACTTCGCCGCCTTGTTTCACAAAGCGGGTAGAACAGGCCACCGGAATAAGGTTGCCGTCATGGCAGACAAAGGAATCTTCAAACGTGAACGCTTTCTGGGAGACTAACTCTGGTGCCAGGTTACCCGGCTCCTGCCCTTTGTGGACCAGTTCATACAATGGCCGGCGTTTGAGTTCATCCAGGGAGTAGCCCAGCAACCGTTCAGCGGAAGGGTTCTGGAACGTACAGTACCCCCGGTCATCCAGCATGAATAAACCAGCTGTTGTGTTTTTGGTGATAAGTTCTGTCAGCTGATTTGACCGCAGGTAGCGCTGTAAAGACCACACCACGAAGAAGATCAGCAAGGAGATGATGCACCCACCCAGCAAAATCAGGTCATGCTGGTCAATGCCCGAGGCCTCCGCAAAAGCACGGGTGGCTTTGTAGCGAATGGTCCAGGTGCGGCCGGCAAAGCGTATCATATCAGTAGCCAGCAGCAGGCTATCACTGCTTTCGCTTACTTCAACTTTTGCGGCATTCCGGTACAGGAGCGCCTCTTCTTTTATTTCCTTGCCGTCATAGATGGAGATACTTATGTCATCATGGCTGCTATCAATGGTCTTGGAGAACAGGTCACCCGCCCGGAAAGGGGCATACACAAACCCTTTTAGCATGCTTCTGCGATTTCCTTCCCCAGGGTCAACACCACCATAGTACACCGGCAAATAGATGAGAAGACCTGGCTGTACGTTCTTTTGCCCCTCCTGCACCAGCTTCACTTTCGCGGTCATGGCCGGCAGATTGGAATCACGTGCCGCTTCCATGGCCTCACGGCGGGTTGGGTCATTGAACATGTCAAAACCAAAGGCCCGCAGGTTCTGCCTACTCAGGGGTTCCAGAAAGATGATGGCGGAGTACTCCGTCCTCTGCCCGGCCGGGTGCACCTTGAAGTTAGGGTAACCTTCTGCCCGTATGCGTTCCTCCAGTTTGGGCAGCTCTTCTGGCGTAACCATGACCGTGAAGCCGATGCCTTGTACCCCGGGGTAACTTTCCAGAATGTTCAAAGATTTAAGATAACTCTGAAAATCCTCACGGGTAACAGTGTCTGTGGCAGCAAACAGACCATTCACACCTTTCAGAATCTGGAGATAATACCCCATCCGCCGCTCTAAGGTAGCCTTGATCTGGACCTGCTTGATTTTAAACTCCTGCGCATCCTCTGTCTGGTCATTGGCCTTGGACACATAATAGGCATAGATGGTGATGCCTAACACCAGCATGAAGGAACCTAAAGCGAGGTAATAATCTTTTAAGCGGGAAAATATCATGTATTCTCAGTTCACTTCACCTTTTGCACAATGCAAAGGAAAGGTAAAGATAGTAAAGCCTAAAGAAGACACTACAAAGGGGGAGTTTATAGAGGCTTCTTTTTGAAAAACAGGCAGAAAACACAAAAAGACTTAAGCCAAATGCTCCTGCAGGTATTGCTGCACCTCTGGCTTATTATAGTCTTCTTCTGTTTCAATATGCGCCATTAAGGCACGCATAATCTCTTCTTGCCGTTGGCCGTTGGCCAGTGCATCGGCATACGGAATATCCGGGGAAAAGGTGACCATTGAGTAAAGCGGAAGCCAGGCATCTGGGTATTGCGCTGTAATCTTCGCCTCTACTTTCTTTTGCAGCAGAAACCTGGGGTCAGCCACCTTGTCCCGCATTTCTATGAAATTGTAAACGGCCAGGTCAGCAATAGCATCAGTGTTAGGCTTGCGCACGTCCTGAAACGTCTGGAAGATCGTTTCCCAGTCATCCTGGTGTTCTTCCAGCAAGCTGCGCAGCACAGTACAATCTTCAAACCCGGCGT is part of the Rufibacter tibetensis genome and harbors:
- a CDS encoding DUF4252 domain-containing protein, whose product is MLPILFRTEQKKSSQRLFLYVAFLVFGLIQACSSTSNLPPAQTTSDFYQKYKDQAGFKGTTLPVGLVTRYLLPKDADTTVQAALANITSVRVLSFTPTSRKSRRLLEQGLTQELDQVLLKSNYENLPEVLDNPGALQFKMRQANEQVQEIVGYRKYGNSFLMLQVNGHFTRQQVEQMLQKIDPELFLPLLQ
- a CDS encoding CHASE domain-containing protein, translated to MIFSRLKDYYLALGSFMLVLGITIYAYYVSKANDQTEDAQEFKIKQVQIKATLERRMGYYLQILKGVNGLFAATDTVTREDFQSYLKSLNILESYPGVQGIGFTVMVTPEELPKLEERIRAEGYPNFKVHPAGQRTEYSAIIFLEPLSRQNLRAFGFDMFNDPTRREAMEAARDSNLPAMTAKVKLVQEGQKNVQPGLLIYLPVYYGGVDPGEGNRRSMLKGFVYAPFRAGDLFSKTIDSSHDDISISIYDGKEIKEEALLYRNAAKVEVSESSDSLLLATDMIRFAGRTWTIRYKATRAFAEASGIDQHDLILLGGCIISLLIFFVVWSLQRYLRSNQLTELITKNTTAGLFMLDDRGYCTFQNPSAERLLGYSLDELKRRPLYELVHKGQEPGNLAPELVSQKAFTFEDSFVCHDGNLIPVACSTRFVKQGGEVVGHILEVRDVTEEKKAQQALLESEARFRNMADSAPVMIWITDEKDNCTYVNRQWLKFTGSNLDENMGLGWLKFVHPDDTQTMTQAYKQALSEKSELKVEYRLRRRDGDYRGVVTMGIPRFNAEDEFLGYIGSSIDISDRIKMEQKLKQSADTLQRIFMQVPAIVGLVRTKDLRYTLVNSYLSSLYEGKAQVGVIATETFPESQREQFKNVIQHIVDTGEPFIGQEVPVSFDDSEEGQKNIRFFNIVYEPIKNSGGEVEFVLTFAVEVTEQVKSREQLSTINEQLNDKNQELIRINNDLDNFVYTASHDLRSPLANLEGLTTALLETVEGKEEGEEHMLLHMVVSSIAKLKGTIHDLTEITKVQKDLDSQAEVLSFAEVLAGVEEDIAGMIQEAGVQLNTSFQVKTLRYARKNLRSILYNLVSNAVKYRDPSRKPQVTLTTTRQDGFVVLTVQDNGLGIREDQQEKLFTMFRRFHSHVEGTGIGLYIVKRIIENNGGRIEVNSEPGRGTTFTVYFRENPLVPAPVDVASKEEIEETKG